A genomic window from Gammaproteobacteria bacterium includes:
- the dxs gene encoding 1-deoxy-D-xylulose-5-phosphate synthase codes for MLDPNRFPLLSRINSPADLRQMGESELLPVAAELRQYLLESVSKSTGHFAAGLGTIELTVALHYIYNTPDDRLVWDVGHQAYPHKILTGRRDQILSIRKWGGLAPFPRRDESEYDTFGVGHSSTSIGAALGMAIAAKKTGSNRKSVAIIGDGGLTAGMAFEALNHAGDLDADLLVILNDNNMSISPNVGALSNRFAELLSGKIYTTLREGGKKVLAGLPSVRELAGRVEEHVKGLIVPGTLFEEFGFNYFGPIDGHDLPTLIHMLRNLRDMKGPRLLHIITRKGKGYAPAENDPVKYHGISSPFDPEMGIQASSKAAKPTFSDVFGDWCCDMAAKDERFVAITPAMREGSGLVKFHKQHPDRYFDVAIAEQHAVTLAAGMACDGLKPVVAIYSTFLQRAYDQLIHDVCVQKLPVLFAIDRAGCVGNDGPTHNGSYDLSYMRCLPNIVVMAPSDENECRQMLYTGYTLNQPAAVRYPRGSGTGVEPQKEMTALPIGKAEVRRKGKNIAILSFGTTLALAFAAGEELNATVVDMRFIKPLDADLLRQIAASHDLLVTVEENVVQGGAGSAVNEFLAAEGSAVRMLNYGLPDRLIHHGSQDDMRKDARLTKE; via the coding sequence ATGCTCGATCCCAACCGTTTCCCGCTGCTTTCACGCATCAACAGTCCCGCCGATCTTCGCCAGATGGGCGAGTCGGAACTGCTGCCGGTGGCCGCCGAGCTGCGCCAATATCTGCTGGAATCGGTCAGCAAGAGCACCGGCCATTTTGCCGCGGGCCTGGGCACCATCGAACTGACCGTGGCCCTGCATTACATCTACAACACCCCGGATGATCGGCTGGTGTGGGACGTGGGGCATCAGGCCTATCCGCACAAGATTCTCACCGGCCGCCGCGATCAGATCCTGTCGATCCGCAAATGGGGCGGGCTGGCGCCGTTTCCCCGGCGCGACGAGAGCGAGTACGACACTTTCGGCGTCGGCCACTCCAGCACCTCCATCGGCGCCGCGCTCGGCATGGCCATCGCCGCGAAGAAGACCGGCAGCAACCGCAAGTCGGTGGCAATCATCGGCGACGGTGGCCTGACCGCGGGGATGGCCTTTGAGGCGCTCAACCATGCCGGCGATCTCGATGCCGATCTCCTGGTAATCCTGAACGACAACAACATGTCCATCTCGCCCAACGTGGGCGCGCTGTCCAACCGTTTCGCCGAGCTGCTCTCCGGAAAGATTTACACGACCCTGCGCGAAGGCGGCAAGAAGGTGCTGGCCGGCCTGCCCTCCGTGCGCGAACTCGCGGGCCGCGTCGAGGAGCACGTCAAGGGACTCATTGTGCCCGGCACGCTGTTCGAGGAATTCGGATTCAATTACTTCGGCCCCATCGACGGCCACGATTTGCCGACCCTCATCCACATGCTGCGCAACCTGCGCGACATGAAGGGCCCGCGGCTGCTGCACATCATCACCAGGAAGGGCAAGGGCTACGCGCCCGCCGAAAACGATCCGGTCAAATACCACGGCATCTCCTCGCCGTTCGATCCGGAGATGGGCATCCAGGCCTCGAGCAAGGCGGCCAAGCCGACCTTCAGCGACGTCTTCGGCGACTGGTGTTGCGACATGGCGGCCAAGGACGAGCGCTTCGTCGCCATCACGCCGGCGATGCGCGAAGGTTCCGGTCTGGTCAAGTTCCACAAGCAGCACCCCGATCGCTATTTCGACGTCGCCATCGCCGAGCAGCACGCGGTGACGCTGGCCGCCGGCATGGCCTGTGACGGCCTGAAGCCGGTGGTGGCGATTTATTCCACCTTCCTGCAGCGCGCCTATGATCAACTCATTCACGACGTCTGCGTGCAAAAATTGCCGGTGCTGTTCGCCATCGATCGCGCCGGTTGCGTCGGCAACGACGGGCCGACGCACAACGGCTCCTACGACCTGAGTTACATGCGCTGCCTGCCGAACATCGTGGTCATGGCGCCGTCGGACGAAAACGAATGCCGGCAGATGTTGTACACCGGCTACACGCTGAATCAGCCCGCCGCCGTACGCTACCCACGTGGCAGCGGCACCGGCGTCGAGCCGCAGAAGGAAATGACGGCACTGCCAATCGGCAAGGCGGAAGTACGCCGCAAGGGCAAGAATATTGCCATTCTGTCATTCGGCACCACGCTGGCCCTGGCGTTCGCGGCGGGCGAGGAGTTGAACGCCACCGTCGTCGACATGCGCTTCATCAAGCCGCTCGATGCCGATTTACTGCGCCAGATCGCCGCCAGCCATGACCTGCTCGTGACAGTGGAGGAAAACGTGGTGCAGGGCGGTGCCGGCAGCGCCGTGAACGAGTTTTTAGCCGCCGAAGGGAGTGCCGTACGCATGCTGAATTACGGGCTGCCCGATCGCCTCATTCATCACGGCTCGCAGGACGACATGCGCAAGGACGCCAGACTCACCAAGGAA